In Geobacter anodireducens, a genomic segment contains:
- a CDS encoding sporulation protein, with amino-acid sequence MKRSTPHRRSLVLLAAFAAVALVIGLLMFDKYRQRHELPTVQPVPGSAGSFRVTLFFAAPDGEGLAREGRGVPACDQLADCVDAVVDELINGPLGALQPTVPPTTTVRQVRIEGDTAVIDFGRELADGLPGGSSSEMMAVYSVVNTVCFNFPQLKRVRFLLDGAEAESLTGHLDLRQPIDPDYSKERPAEPETRQTQ; translated from the coding sequence ATGAAGCGTTCCACCCCCCACCGCCGGAGCCTTGTCCTGCTGGCCGCTTTTGCCGCGGTGGCACTGGTCATCGGCCTTCTCATGTTCGACAAATATCGCCAGCGCCATGAGCTCCCCACGGTTCAACCCGTGCCGGGGTCTGCCGGGAGCTTCAGGGTGACCCTGTTCTTCGCCGCCCCGGATGGAGAGGGGCTGGCCCGGGAAGGGCGCGGGGTGCCCGCCTGCGACCAGCTTGCCGATTGTGTCGACGCGGTCGTGGACGAGTTGATCAACGGCCCCCTGGGGGCGCTTCAACCCACGGTCCCTCCTACGACAACAGTCCGCCAGGTGCGGATCGAAGGGGACACCGCGGTGATCGACTTCGGGCGCGAGCTGGCCGACGGCCTCCCCGGCGGCAGTTCATCCGAGATGATGGCGGTCTATTCGGTGGTGAACACCGTCTGTTTCAATTTCCCCCAGCTCAAGCGGGTCAGGTTCCTTCTGGACGGCGCCGAGGCCGAATCCCTCACGGGGCACCTGGACCTGCGCCAGCCCATTGACCCCGATTACTCCAAAGAGCGTCCCGCCGAGCCGGAGACCCGGCAAACCCAGTGA